One window from the genome of Arcobacter sp. CECT 8986 encodes:
- a CDS encoding adenosylcobinamide-GDP ribazoletransferase: MRQLFNSFAFSLSYFTVFPVFVKDMTIDKNTFRDTLFFLPLIGLFISIITILISIFLSGFFHPLYASLVSAILSFCLYGFLHTEAITDVVDAWFASYSSKDAYKIMKESTIGAIGALATFCFVLLKVAIITYLLYEKKYEIIIITFMFSRLSLTYILPLFEFKKDSFMSQAFLAKGVNIVRVAILLFVVFALFLKSNALVFLFLALVFLYINLKILYKRFGFLNGDCLGCSIEITELLLLNIGFII; the protein is encoded by the coding sequence ATGAGACAATTATTTAACTCTTTTGCTTTTTCTCTCTCTTATTTTACAGTATTTCCTGTTTTTGTAAAAGATATGACAATTGATAAAAATACTTTTAGAGATACACTTTTTTTCTTACCTTTAATTGGTCTATTTATCTCAATTATTACTATTTTAATATCTATTTTTTTAAGTGGCTTTTTTCATCCTTTATATGCGAGTTTAGTAAGTGCAATTTTATCTTTTTGTCTTTATGGATTTTTGCATACAGAAGCAATTACAGATGTAGTTGATGCTTGGTTTGCAAGTTATTCAAGTAAAGATGCTTATAAAATTATGAAAGAATCAACAATCGGAGCAATTGGCGCACTTGCTACATTCTGTTTTGTTTTATTAAAAGTAGCGATAATTACATATTTGTTATATGAAAAAAAATATGAAATTATCATAATAACTTTTATGTTTTCAAGACTTAGTTTAACTTATATTTTACCTTTATTTGAGTTCAAAAAAGATAGTTTTATGAGTCAGGCATTTCTTGCAAAAGGTGTAAATATTGTAAGAGTTGCTATTTTATTGTTTGTTGTATTTGCACTATTTTTAAAATCAAATGCATTAGTTTTTTTATTTTTAGCATTAGTTTTTTTATATATAAATCTAAAAATTTTATATAAAAGATTTGGATTTTTAAATGGTGATTGCCTTGGATGTTCAATAGAGATAACAGAGCTTTTACTTTTAAATATAGGATTTATTATTTGA